The Devosia sp. MC521 genome segment CCGCCGTGTGTGGATCAAGCATCGCCGCGTGATAGATATGCTCGCGCTTCTCTTCGATCAGCGCCCGCACGGTGAGCTCCTGCACGTTGATATTGGTGCGCATCAGCGCCGCCAGCTGTGGCGGCAATTCACCGATATAGGTTGGCTGAATGCCGTTGCTATCGACCAGACACGGCACTTCCACTGCGGCCTGGTTTGGCAGCGAGGTGATCACCCCATTGTTGCGCAGATTGCCGTAGATCACCGAGGGCTCACCGGTCCAAACCGAATTGACGATGGAAGACGCATATTCATGCGAAGCCTTCACGCTGATCGTGTCGGCATTGCGATACTGCTCGGACGTCTTCTTCCAATTCTCGATCTGCTCAATGCAGCGCTTTGGATATTCATCCAGCGGAATGCCGAATTTTTCGATCAGATCGTCGCGCCCGTCCTTGATGAAATACGGGGTGTATTCGGCAAAGTGCTCGGAGCTTTCGGTGACGAAGTAGCCGAGGCGCTTCATCATCTCATAGCGCACCTTATTCGGGCAACGCGGGTTCCAACCGGGCTTAGGCGCACGACCCTCAGCATAGGCGCGGTGCAGCTCCGGATAGAGGTCCTTATACGACCCATCCGGCTGACGATGCTCAAACTTGAGATAGAAGGCCATGTGGTTGATACCGGCCGAGCGGTAGCGGATTTCCTCGTATGGAATGTCGAGGTCATGGGCCAGCTCATGCGCCGTGCCCTGCACCGAATGGCACAGGCCAACCTGCTTGATCTTGGGAAATTTCTCCGCAATCGCCCAGGTGTTGATCGCCATCGGGTTCACATATTGCAGCATCACCGCCTCAGGCGCGACCTGCATCATGTCTTCGCAAATGCTCCAGAGATGCGGCACCGTACGAATGCCGCGCATGATCCCGCCAACGCCCAGGGTGTCAGCAATCGTGTGGCGCAGGCCATATTTCTTGGGCACATCAAAATCGATCACCGTCGATGGCTCAAAGCCACCGATCTGGAAGCAGACGACGACGAAATTGGTCCCCGTCAACGCCTCGCGCTGGTTCGAGTAGGTCGTCACACTCGCTGGCACACCCAGCGTTTTGACCAGCTTCCCGGCGATAATCGCGCTTTCCTCAAGACGCGTCGGATTAATGTCCATCAAGCGAATTTGCGCACCGGCAAGGGCCGGACGCTGCAAAATATCGCCAACGATATTCTTCATGAACACGGACGAGCCAGCGCCGATGAACGTGATGATAGGATTAGCCATTTAGAAAATGCTCCGATAGCGGCCAGGCCGGCCCGCGGCTCCTCCCGCCGCTTTAGTCCATGCTAGCGTGACCGCATCGACTTGCAATCCGGGATTAAAAGCGAATATTCCGGCTTTCTAAGCTTTACCCATGAGACGCAAAAAAGGCGGGATCGCTCCCGCCCTTCAGATTTTATCCAACGACCTCAACAATGCCCATCATGCCGTGGTCTTCGTGGAAGAGCAGATGGCAATGGTAGACATACTTGCCGGTAAAATCGAGGAAGCGATGACGAATGGTCAGCGACCCGTTCGGCGGAATGCCGCGCGTATCTTCCCACGAGAGAACCTCGTCAACGGGCTCGCCATTCACCGCCACGACTTGGAAGTCGTTGGTGTGAATGTGGAACGGATGCCATTCGGGCGAGTCGTTGACCAACTCCCACTCCTCGAAGGCCCCGAGCGGAACCGTCTGGTCCACGCGGTTCATATCCACCTGCTGGCCGTCGATCACAAAGCGTGTGCCGCCCGGCTCGCCGCGGATCACGTCAAAGCGAATTGTCCGCTTCCGATCGACTTCTTTCCCACGCAGGTCTTCCGATAGCGGCAGCAGCACTTCTGGGATCTGGTGATCGGTGACAGCATCACCCTCTTCAACCACAAGCGTTGCCAGCAGCTCATCCGGCTCATACTGGCGCGGCGAACCCAGCCACAATGTCTTGCGCAATTCAAAAGCGCCACGGAACATGTGCCCCTGCACCAGCACATCGGCGCGCGTGCCCGGTTCGATCAGCAGTTGATCATGCTTGACCACACGGGTCATCGCATTACCGTCCTTGGAAATCTGATAGAGCGGATGCCCTTCCAGCCCGATCATGAGATAGGTTTCCGAGGCCGCGTTGACGAACCGCCACCGCTGCACTTCGCCCGAGCGAATGCGCAGCGTCGGATTGATCTGCCCATTCACCGTACGGGTCTGGCGATGCATGTCCTGATCATCCGATGGGATGATGGAGTTGTTTTCGTCAAACTGGGTCGACTGGATGACGAGCAGCTGATCGACACGATCTTTGATCCCCTCAACCTCATCAAGCCCGCCCTCGATAATCAGTGCGCCGGCCAATCCGCCCGACACCTGCGAATAGGTCACCCCATGCACATGCGGGTGATACCAATATGTCCCCGCCATATGGTCGGCCGGAATCTTAATCTCGTAGTCGAATGTTTCACCCGGCTGGATTACGAGCATAACGTTGTCGCTATTGCCCGATGGTGACACATGCAGACCGTGCGTATGGAGGTTCGTCACATCATCGAGATCATTGATCAACTTGATCTTGATGGTATCGCCCGGCTTGGCCATGAGCGTTGGGCCTGGATACTGCCCGTCAAAGCTCATCACCGTGGCTGTCTCGCCATCCACATCGGCTGGCCCATAGGCAAGACGTAAAGTGGTCTCCAGCACGCCATTCACCGACCGGCGCACTTCAGGGAAACGGATATCGTCACCCGTGGCCAGCGCCACAGCGCGGCTCAGAGGCTTTTCGGTCACCCGCACCTCACCGCCATGATGGTGGGCGTGTTGTGCCAAGGCAGGAGCGGCAACACCGGAAGCCGCAAGCGCGCTTCCAGAAACAAGCAACTTTCGACGGCTGATCGAGACAGACATAACGGCTCCGGAAAAGATCTTACTCTGAGCACGTTAGCATAGAGCCCAGATTCGACGGCAATAGTGTTTGCAATCTAAAATCGACCCGGATGTTGCTCTCCAAAACCACCAACAAAAAAGGGGCCGCCGCAGCGACCCCTTCTCAATCTTGCAAAAATCCAAAACCCTTAGGTGTTGAACTTAAACAGCATCACGTCGCCGTCCTTGACGACATATTCCTTGCCTTCGTCGCGCGCCTTGCCCGCTTCCTTGGCACCAGATTCACCGCCGAGTGCGATGTAGTCTTCATAGCCAATGGTCTGCGCGCGGATGAAGCCGCGTTCAAAGTCAGAGTGAATAACGCCAGCCGCAGCCGGAGCCTTGTCACCCTTATGGATGGTCCAGGCGCGCGTTTCCTTCGGACCTACGGTGAAGTAGGTCTGCAGACCCAAAAGGTCATAGGCTTCACGGATCAAACGGTTCAGACCAGCTTCCGACAGGCCGAGGCCTTCAAGATATTCTGCCTGCTCTTCGTCTGGAAGCTGCGCCAACTGGCTTTCGATTTCAGCCGAGATGATGACGACGCCTGCGCCATTGGCAGCAGCATAGTCTTCAACCAGCTTGCTCATCGCATTGCCCTTGTCGGCCGAACCTTCGTCTACGTTACACACGTAGAGAACGGGCTTGGACGTCAGCAGCTGCAGCTCCTGGAAAGCCTTTTCTTCTTCAGCATCGCGCTTAACAAAGCGAGCCGACTTGCCTTCGCGCAGAACAACCAGAGCGCGATCGATCAGATCGAGCGTGACCTTGGCGTCCTTGTCATTGCCCTTGGCCTTCTTTTCCACGCCAGCGCGGCGCTTCTCAAGGCTTTCAAGGTCAGCGAGCATCAACTCGGTCTCGACAACTTCGGCGTCCGCTAGCGGATCAACCTTATTGGCGACGTGGATGATGTTGCCGTCTTCAAAGCAACGCAGCACATAGGCAATCGCGTCACATTCACGAATGTTCGCGAGGAACTGGTTGCCCAGCCCTTCACCCTTGGATGCACCCTTCACGAGGCCCGCGATATCCACGAAGCTCATGCGTGCTGGCAATACATTGATGGACTTGCCGATTTCGGCAAGCTTGTGCAGACGCACGTCCGGAACCGGCACATCACCGACGTTCGGCTCGATCGTGCAGAAAGGGAAGTTTGCAGCAGCTGCTGCGGCGGTGCGCGTAAGCGCGTTAAACAGCGTCGACTTGCCCACATTCGGCAGACCGACGATACCCATTTTGAAGCCCATTGGGATCTCCGGAAATCATTGGGTTCCAATTGGGTCGGATTGCCCCAGAAGTCAATGCGTCGGGGTGTACTCCCTGCCTCCCAAGGCCCATCACGGTGCTGAAAATGATCTCAGTGAAGCAAGACCATCCCCAAACACCTTGCCCGTGCCCCGCACCCTATGGCAGAAGAAAACAATTGACGTATAGGGAAAGCAAATGACCAATCCAGTCATAGCTAATCGTCTCCATTTTGAAGACCTGCGCCTCGGCGAAACTATTGCGCTCGCCCCCTCGACGCTGACACGCGAGATGATCACGACTTTCGCCGCAGAGTTTGATCCTCTGCCTTTCCATTTGGATGAAGAAGCAGCTCGCCAGAGCCTACTCGGAGGCCTCGCCTCCAGCGGCTGGCAGACGGGCGCTTTGAGCCTTCGCGCCCTCGTCGATGCGTTCCTCTCCAAAATCGCGTCGGCTGGCGGCCTCGGCTTTTCCGATCTGAAGTGGAAGGCCCCGGTCATGGTCAATGACACTATCTCAGGCACTGTCACGATAGCCGAGCTCCGCCGCTCGCAGTCACACCCCCATTGGGGCATTGTCACCCTTGATTTCGACATTCGAAATCAAAAGAACAAGCAGGTCATGACCATGCGCCTCGCCAATCTGGTTGAGTGCCGCAATCCGGAGGTCGCGGCATGACGCGCTGGTTTGAAGAGATCAATCTGAACGAAGACTTCCCGATGGGAAGCCACACATTCACTCAAGACGAGATCGTGCGGTTCGCATCGCTCTACGATCCGCAGTATTTCCATACCGACGCCGAAGAGGCCAAGCACAGCCATTTCGGCGGCATCATCGCCTCCGGCTGGCACACTGCATCCGTCGGCCAGCGGCTCATGGTCGATGCGCTCTTTGCCGAAGAAAAGCGCCTGCTCGATGCCGGCCAGTCGCCGGGTGTCTCGGGTCCCTCACCCGGCATTAGTTCTATGCAATACACCACGCCGGTTCGCCCCGGAGACACCATCACCTATTCGATGTACGTCAAATCCAAGCGCGTCTCCAATTCGCTCCCGGGCTGGGGCGTGCTCATCACCCATGTGTCGAGCACCAACCAGAATGGCGAAGCCGTCTATTCGGCAGAACTCGTCAGCTTCTCGAAATTGCGCGACTACAAGATGCCCCTCAAGCTCAAATTGCTCCTTGGCCTTGCCAAAGTTCCTCTGCTCAAGAGTTTGATCAAGCGCGGGTCTTGAAAGACAGAGGTCGGGTCGGCACTGTGCACTTATGCGCCGATTCGCCCTTGCACTTGCTGTCACCGCCGTAACCGCAATCCCTGCCTTCGCTCAGGCCTATGAAGGCAATTGGAGCTGCAGAGACGAGACCACTGAACGCGTGGGCATTCTCACCATGTATGGTGGTGTCTATGGTTGGGCCGGCCGAACCATGGGCGACACACGCTCCGGCACAGGCACGATTACTGCCTATCAGGACGGCGTCGGCTTCAACGATGGCAATCTGCTGGCCAATGGGTCGGTGCAAGCGGGCCGCATTACCAGCGACGAAAATTTCAATATCGCCCTGCAGCTGGAAACAGCTGAAGCCGTCGTGATGTTCTGCACCGTCCGCTAATCCCGTCTGACGCCCCACAAAAGACCTCAACGGCCCCGCTGCCGCGCGTTCTCACGCCAATTGGGCACAGCATAATTCTGTGCTTTGCGGGCTGCCTCGCGGCAGCACCTTGAAACTTTCCCGTTTCTGGCGCATTTTATACGAGCAGCGCCGGGCCCCTCTGGTCGTAGCTCTTGCTACGGCGATGTCGGAGCTGCTCCACCACGTTACATGGAGAAGGTCCGGCACATGGATATGTTGCTGTCCGCTTTTTCGGGCGAGTTCCTCGGCACCCCCGTTTACTTCTGGGTCGCGTTTATCGCGATCGTTCTTGCTCTGCTTGTCTTCGACCTTGGCATCCTTCACAAGGATGAACACGAGATCGAAGCCAAAGAGAGCCTTATGCTCTATGGCTTCTACGTCATCATCGCGCTTGCGTTTGGTGCTTGGGTCTGGTTCCAGCGCGGCTCTCAGGCCGGGCTTGAGTTCTACACCGGCTATTTGATCGAGCAGTCTCTGGCGATGGACAATATGTTCGTCATCGCCACGATCTTCGGCTTCCTTGGCATCCCACGTCTCTACCAGCACCGCGTGCTGTTCTGGGGCATCTTGGGTGTAATCCTGTTCCGCGCTGTTCTCATCGGCGTTGGCGCTGCTCTGGTTCACCAGTTCAGCTGGATTCTGGCCATCTTCGGTGCCTTCCTCATCTTCACCGGCTTGAAAATGTTCAAGCACGAAGACGAAGAGCCGAACATGGAAGACAACAAGA includes the following:
- a CDS encoding MaoC family dehydratase — translated: MTRWFEEINLNEDFPMGSHTFTQDEIVRFASLYDPQYFHTDAEEAKHSHFGGIIASGWHTASVGQRLMVDALFAEEKRLLDAGQSPGVSGPSPGISSMQYTTPVRPGDTITYSMYVKSKRVSNSLPGWGVLITHVSSTNQNGEAVYSAELVSFSKLRDYKMPLKLKLLLGLAKVPLLKSLIKRGS
- a CDS encoding alpha-glucosidase/alpha-galactosidase, giving the protein MANPIITFIGAGSSVFMKNIVGDILQRPALAGAQIRLMDINPTRLEESAIIAGKLVKTLGVPASVTTYSNQREALTGTNFVVVCFQIGGFEPSTVIDFDVPKKYGLRHTIADTLGVGGIMRGIRTVPHLWSICEDMMQVAPEAVMLQYVNPMAINTWAIAEKFPKIKQVGLCHSVQGTAHELAHDLDIPYEEIRYRSAGINHMAFYLKFEHRQPDGSYKDLYPELHRAYAEGRAPKPGWNPRCPNKVRYEMMKRLGYFVTESSEHFAEYTPYFIKDGRDDLIEKFGIPLDEYPKRCIEQIENWKKTSEQYRNADTISVKASHEYASSIVNSVWTGEPSVIYGNLRNNGVITSLPNQAAVEVPCLVDSNGIQPTYIGELPPQLAALMRTNINVQELTVRALIEEKREHIYHAAMLDPHTAAELDLDQIWSLVDDLLKAHGDMLPEWARG
- a CDS encoding TerC family protein encodes the protein MDMLLSAFSGEFLGTPVYFWVAFIAIVLALLVFDLGILHKDEHEIEAKESLMLYGFYVIIALAFGAWVWFQRGSQAGLEFYTGYLIEQSLAMDNMFVIATIFGFLGIPRLYQHRVLFWGILGVILFRAVLIGVGAALVHQFSWILAIFGAFLIFTGLKMFKHEDEEPNMEDNKIYKFLSSRFRVTKELHGRNFTVKAPDLKTGKLVTWLTPLAIALIMVEIVDLIFAVDSVPAVFAVTQDTFIVYTSNIFAILGLRALYFALAAAMNRFRYLQVSLAVILVLIGIKICLVPFGIHIDTLLSLGVTISILAAGVFYSLWKTRNEPNISAEDHPETGKLEP
- a CDS encoding multicopper oxidase family protein gives rise to the protein MSVSISRRKLLVSGSALAASGVAAPALAQHAHHHGGEVRVTEKPLSRAVALATGDDIRFPEVRRSVNGVLETTLRLAYGPADVDGETATVMSFDGQYPGPTLMAKPGDTIKIKLINDLDDVTNLHTHGLHVSPSGNSDNVMLVIQPGETFDYEIKIPADHMAGTYWYHPHVHGVTYSQVSGGLAGALIIEGGLDEVEGIKDRVDQLLVIQSTQFDENNSIIPSDDQDMHRQTRTVNGQINPTLRIRSGEVQRWRFVNAASETYLMIGLEGHPLYQISKDGNAMTRVVKHDQLLIEPGTRADVLVQGHMFRGAFELRKTLWLGSPRQYEPDELLATLVVEEGDAVTDHQIPEVLLPLSEDLRGKEVDRKRTIRFDVIRGEPGGTRFVIDGQQVDMNRVDQTVPLGAFEEWELVNDSPEWHPFHIHTNDFQVVAVNGEPVDEVLSWEDTRGIPPNGSLTIRHRFLDFTGKYVYHCHLLFHEDHGMMGIVEVVG
- the ychF gene encoding redox-regulated ATPase YchF, with amino-acid sequence MGFKMGIVGLPNVGKSTLFNALTRTAAAAAANFPFCTIEPNVGDVPVPDVRLHKLAEIGKSINVLPARMSFVDIAGLVKGASKGEGLGNQFLANIRECDAIAYVLRCFEDGNIIHVANKVDPLADAEVVETELMLADLESLEKRRAGVEKKAKGNDKDAKVTLDLIDRALVVLREGKSARFVKRDAEEEKAFQELQLLTSKPVLYVCNVDEGSADKGNAMSKLVEDYAAANGAGVVIISAEIESQLAQLPDEEQAEYLEGLGLSEAGLNRLIREAYDLLGLQTYFTVGPKETRAWTIHKGDKAPAAAGVIHSDFERGFIRAQTIGYEDYIALGGESGAKEAGKARDEGKEYVVKDGDVMLFKFNT
- a CDS encoding MaoC family dehydratase, which translates into the protein MTNPVIANRLHFEDLRLGETIALAPSTLTREMITTFAAEFDPLPFHLDEEAARQSLLGGLASSGWQTGALSLRALVDAFLSKIASAGGLGFSDLKWKAPVMVNDTISGTVTIAELRRSQSHPHWGIVTLDFDIRNQKNKQVMTMRLANLVECRNPEVAA